From the Pseudomonas sp. VD-NE ins genome, the window GCGGTTATCACCGGATCATTTTCATCATCATCGCCCTGGCTTTTTTCTTCGACTCCATGGACCTGGCGATGATGACGTTCCTGCTCGGCTCGATCAAAGCCGAGTTCGGTCTGAGCAGTGCACAAGCGGGTCTGCTCGCCAGTTCGAGCTTCTTCGGCATGGTGCTGGGGGCCTCGCTGTCGGGCATGCTCGCCGATCGTTTCGGGCGCAAACCGGTATTTCAGTGGAGCATCGTGTTGTGGGGCGTGGCCAGTTATCTGTGCTCGACGGCGCAAACGGTCGAGACGCTGACGCTGTTCCGCATCCTGTTGGGGATTGGCATGGGCATGGAGTTTCCGATCGCCCAGTCGATGCTGTCCGAGCTGATTCCGGCCCAGCGACGCGGGCGTTACATCGCGTTGATGGATGGCTTCTGGCCGCTGGGTTTCGTGGCGGCCGGCGTGCTGTCTTACTTTCTGCTGCCGCTGATTGGCTGGCGCGACATCTTCCTGGTGTTGGCGGTGCCGGCGGTGTTTGTGCTGGCCATCCGTTTTTTCATTCCCGAATCACCGCGCTGGCTGGAACAGGCCGGAAAGCATGAGGCGGCAGACAAGGTCTTGAGCGGCATCGAGGCGCGTGTGCGCAACTCGCTGGGCGGTGCGGCGCTGCCGGAACCGATTCGTTTGCCGCGCACGGTGACGCCGCCGGGCAACTTCTTCTCAGCGCTCAAGCAGATCTGGTCGCCGCAATACCGTCAGCGTACGACGATGATCTGGAGCCTGTGGTTCTTTGCGCTGCTCGGCTTTTACGGGTTGACGTCGTGGCTCAGCGCGTTGCTGCAACAGTCGGGTTTCGCCGTGACCCAGTCGGTGTATTACACGGTACTG encodes:
- a CDS encoding MFS transporter; translated protein: MDTHGYSAAERLERLPISGYHRIIFIIIALAFFFDSMDLAMMTFLLGSIKAEFGLSSAQAGLLASSSFFGMVLGASLSGMLADRFGRKPVFQWSIVLWGVASYLCSTAQTVETLTLFRILLGIGMGMEFPIAQSMLSELIPAQRRGRYIALMDGFWPLGFVAAGVLSYFLLPLIGWRDIFLVLAVPAVFVLAIRFFIPESPRWLEQAGKHEAADKVLSGIEARVRNSLGGAALPEPIRLPRTVTPPGNFFSALKQIWSPQYRQRTTMIWSLWFFALLGFYGLTSWLSALLQQSGFAVTQSVYYTVLISLGGIPGFLMAAWLVERWGRKPVCIVTLLGGGVMAFLYGQSAVFGGNVALLISTGLLMQFFLFGMWAVLYTYTPELYPTSARATGSGFASAIGRVGSLLGPLVTGLVFPITGQGGVFALGAACFAIAAGVVWLFGMETRGKTLEELTEAEVIG